The Brachionichthys hirsutus isolate HB-005 chromosome 8, CSIRO-AGI_Bhir_v1, whole genome shotgun sequence genome contains a region encoding:
- the pigu gene encoding phosphatidylinositol glycan anchor biosynthesis class U protein yields MAAPLTLLLVVAVTIRAALFRSSLADLIADRVEVVSPLTAWKRVVEGLALLDLGVSPYSGDIFHETPLIIYLFHFVVDYAEITFVLADVITAVALYKAVQEYNKQQFRKQKYALELDHYPLDCLDLIQSPKEMYYIPLKVAMFYLLNPFAILSCIAKSTCCLNNAIVALFILSTIKANVLLSAIFLSLATYQSIYPIILCAPALLHLMQNQYIPVNFRRASFWWFIAQYAFMCLGSLFVIIGLSFFLLGSWDYLSSVYGFILSVPDLTPNIGLFWYFFAEMFEHFRLFFLCVFQINTFFYTIPLSIKMRDHPMFLIFMQLAVISIFKSYPTVGDSVMYLAFLPVWSHLQRFLRNIFLVSCILLVCSALFPVLWHLWIYAGSANSNFYYAITLLFNVAQILLVSDYFYAFLRREHHLSYGLYLKRKDGTEATLVLK; encoded by the exons ATGGCGGCTCCTTTGACGCTCCTTTTGGTTGTAGCTGTTACGATCCGTGCAGCTCTGTTCAGATCGAGTTTAGCCGACTTGATTGCAGATCGAGTGGAAGTCGTGTCTCCTCTGACTGCGTGGAAAAGAG TTGTGGAAGGGTTGGCTCTGCTAGATTTGGGAGTCTCACCATACAGTGGAGATATTTTCCATGAG ACACCTcttattatttatctttttcattttgtggtgGACTATGCAGAGATAACATTTGTG TTAGCAGATGTGATTACTGCTGTGGCTCTGTACAAGGCGGTGCAGGAATACAACAAACAACAG TTCAGAAAGCAAAAATATGCATTGGAGCTGGACCACTATCCCCTTGATTGTCTGGACCTCATCCAAAGCCCAAAAGAAATGTACTACATTCCTTTGAAAGTCGCCATGTT tTATCTGTTGAATCCATTTGCAATCCTTTCTTGCATTGCCAAGTCAACCTGCTGCCTCAACAATGCCATTGTCgcactcttcatcctctctaCCATAAAGG CAAATGTCCTGCTGAGTGCCATATTTCTGTCCCTGGCTACATATCAGTCAATCTATCCTATCATTCTGTGCGCGCCAGCACTTCTACATTTAATGCag AATCAGTATATTCCTGTGAACTTTCGGCGGGCCAGTTTCTGGTGGTTCATCGCACAGTATGCCTTCATGTGCCTGGGCAGTTTGTTTGTCATAATTGGTCTTTCCTTTTTCCTGCTCGGCTCGTGGGACTACCTGTCATCCGTCTACGGCTTCAT TCTCTCTGTGCCAGACCTGACTCCAAATATTGGCCTATTCTGGTATTTTTTTGCTGAGATGTTTGAGCACTTCCGCCTCTTCTTCCTGTGCGTCTTCCAGATCAACACCTTCTTCTACACCATACCTCTGTCCATCAAAATGAG GGATCATCCAATGTTTCTGATCTTCATGCAGTTAGCTGTGATTTCCATCTTTAAATCTTACCCCACTGTGGGGGACAGTGTCATGTACCTGGCATTTCTCCCTGTCTGGAGTCACCTACAAAGAT TCTTAAGGAACATCTTCCTGGTTTCCTGCATCCTGTTGGTTTGCTCTGCTCTATTCCCTGTTCTCTGGCACCTCTGGATCTATGCTGGGAGTGCGAACTCTAACTTCTACTATGCCATAACACTGCTGTTCAACGTGGCACAG ATCCTGTTGGTATCTGATTATTTCTACGCTTTCTTGAGGAGGGAGCACCATCTCAGCTATGGCCTGTATCTGAAGAGGAAAGATGGCACAGAAGCTACACTAGTTCTGAAGTAA